The following proteins are co-located in the Vidua macroura isolate BioBank_ID:100142 chromosome 1, ASM2450914v1, whole genome shotgun sequence genome:
- the PLAG1 gene encoding zinc finger protein PLAG1 isoform X2: protein MATVIPGDLSEVRDTQKVPSGKRERPYKCTQQDCTKAFVSKYKLLRHMATHSPEKTHKCNYCEKMFHRKDHLKNHLHTHNPNKEAFKCEECGKNYNTKLGFKRHLALHAATSGDLTCKVCLQTFESTGVLLEHLKTHAGKSSGGVKEKKHQCEHCDRRFYTRKDVRRHMVVHTGRKDFLCQYCAQRFGRKDHLTRHMKKSHNQELLKVKTEPMDLLDPFTCNVSVPIKDELLPVMSLPSSELTSKPFTNTLQLNLYNTQIQSMQSSASAHQMVATSLPLGMPCPIDMESVHPPHQLSLKYPLGTTSYSISMPEKEQPLKGEIESYLMELQSGMPSSSQDSQASSSKLGLDPQVGPLDDGSGEVSLSKGSVPISEPLNTPSLDFSQLFNFIPVNGPPYNPSVSVGNLGMSYTQEEAHSSMTQLPPQTQDPQDPSNSIGLGSLHSLSAAFTSSLSTTTTLPRFHQAFQ from the exons ATGGCCACTGTCATTCCTGGTGATTTGTCAGAAGTAAGAGATACCCAGAAAGTCCCTTCAGGGAAAC GAGAGAGGCCCTACAAGTGCACACAACAAGACTGCACCAAGGCCTTTGTTTCTAAGTACAAATTACTAAG GCATATGGCTACTCATTCTCCTGAGAAAACCCACAAGTGTAATTATTGTGAGAAAATGTTTCACCGAAAAGATCACCTAAAGAATCACCTACATACACACAATCCCAACAAAGAGGCCTTTAAGTGTGAAGAATGTGGAAAGAACTACAATACCAAGCTTGGGTTCAAACGTCACCTGGCTTTGCATGCTGCAACAAGTGGTGACCTCACCTGTAAGGTATGTTTGCAGACTTTTGAAAGCACAggagtgctgctggagcacctAAAAACTCATGCAGGCAAGTCGTCGGGTGgagtgaaggagaaaaagcacCAGTGTGAACACTGTGATCGTCGGTTCTACACCCGAAAGGATGTCCGCAGACACATGGTAGTGCACACTGGAAGAAAGGACTTCCTCTGTCAGTACTGTGCACAGAGATTTGGGCGGAAGGATCACCTCACGCGCCACATGAAGAAAAGTCACAACCAAGAACTTCTGAAGGTCAAAACAGAGCCAATGGACCTTCTAGATCCCTTTACCTGCAATGTTTCTGTGCCTATTAAGGATGAGCTGCTTCCAGTGATGTCTTTACCTTCCAGTGAACTGACATCAAAGCCATTTACAAACACTTTGCAATTAAATCTCTACAACACTCAGATTCAGTCCATGCAGAGTTCTGCATCTGCACACCAAATGGTTGCCACATCGTTACCATTGGGAATGCCTTGTCCAATAGATATGGAGTCTGTCCACCCTCCTCACCAGCTGTCGTTGAAATACCCACTCGGTACTACCTCATACTCAATTTCTATGCCTGAAAAAGAACAGCCATTGAAAGGGGAAATTGAAAGTTACTTAATGGAGTTGCAAAGTGGTATGCCTTCTTCATCCCAGGATTCTCAAGCATCTTCATCAAAACTAGGGCTGGATCCACAAGTAGGGCCACTAGATGATGGGTCTGGGGAAGTTTCCCTTTCCAAGGGCTCCGTTCCTATTAGTGAACCTCTAAACACCCCATCATTGGACTTTTCTCAGCTGTTCAACTTCATACCTGTAAATGGCCCTCCCTATAATCCTTCTGTTTCAGTGGGAAACCTCGGGATGAGTTATACGCAAGAGGAGGCACATTCTTCTATGACTCAACTTCCACCACAAACCCAGGATCCACAAGATCCTAGCAATAGTATAGGTCTTGGGTCTCTGCACTCATTGTCAGCAGCTTTCACAAGCAGTCTAAGCACAACCACCACCCTACCACGATTTCATCAAGCTTTCCAATAG
- the MOS gene encoding proto-oncogene serine/threonine-protein kinase mos, translating to MPSPIPLNCFLSFEYSPSVNLRPCSSPLVIPGKESKSFLGGASLARTHRLPSRLSWCSIDWEQLCLLQPLGSGGFGSVYKATYHGATVAVKQVKKSSKNRLASRQSFWAELNVAQLQHDNVVRVVAASTCAPASDNSLGTIIMEYVGNITLHHVIYGTGDAWRQGEDDEEGCGRKALSMGETVCYSCDIMTGLAFLHSQDIVHLDLKPANVFITEQGVCKIGDFGCSQKLEKGSSQSAHVCQQGGTYTHRAPELLKGERVTAKADIYSFAITLWQMVTREQPYLGERQHVLYAVVAYNLRPSLAAEEFRESPVGQTLHSIISCCWKANAEERLRADQLLPSLRALKQSL from the coding sequence ATGCCATCACCTATTCCtcttaattgttttctttctttcgaGTATTCCCCCTCTGTGAATTTGcgcccctgcagcagccctttAGTTATCCCTGGCAAAGAGAGCAAAAGCTTTCTGGGGGGAGCTTCTTTAGCCAGGACTCATCGCTTGCCCTCACGCTTGTCCTGGTGCTCCATTgactgggagcagctctgcctcctgcagcccttAGGATCTGGGGGCTTTGGCTCCGTCTACAAAGCCACCTACCATGGTGCAACAGTGGCTGTGAAGCAGGTGAAGAAGAGCAGCAAAAACCGGCTGGCGTCGCGGCAGAGCTTCTGGGCTGAGCTGAACGTGGCCCAGCTCCAACATGATAATGTGGTACGTGTGGTGGCTGCCAGCACCTGTGCCCCAGCCAGCGACAACAGCCTGGGCACCATCATCATGGAGTATGTGGGTAACATCACTCTGCACCATGTAATTTATGGCACTGGGGATGCATGGAGACAGGGGGAGGATGATGAAGAAGGATGTGGAAGGAAGGCCCTGAGCATGGGAGAGACTGTGTGCTACTCTTGTGACATCATGACAGGCTTAGCCTTTCTGCACTCACAAGACATTGTGCACTTGGACCTGAAGCCTGCAAATGTTTTCATCACTGAGCAGGGAGTGTGCAAGATTGGAGACTTTGGGTGCTCCCAGAAACTGGAGAAGGGCTCGTCCCAGAGCGCCCATGTTTGCCAGCAAGGGGGCACATACACACACCGTGCCCCTGAGCTCCTCAAGGGGGAGAGGGTCACTGCCAAAGCAGACATCTACTCATTTGCCATCACCCTCTGGCAGATGGTCACGCGGGAGCAGCCGTACCTGGGCGAGCGGCAGCACGTGCTCTACGCCGTGGTCGCCTACAACTTGcgcccttccctggctgctgaggaGTTCCGGGAGTCACCAGTGGGCCAGACACTGCACAGCatcatcagctgctgctggaaggccAATGCAGAGGAGCGCCTGCGTGCAgaccagctgcttcccagcctcAGGGCCCTCAAGCAGAGCCTCTAG
- the PLAG1 gene encoding zinc finger protein PLAG1 isoform X1, with amino-acid sequence MATVIPGDLSEVRDTQKVPSGKRKRGETKPRKNFPCQLCDKAFNSVEKLKVHSYSHTGERPYKCTQQDCTKAFVSKYKLLRHMATHSPEKTHKCNYCEKMFHRKDHLKNHLHTHNPNKEAFKCEECGKNYNTKLGFKRHLALHAATSGDLTCKVCLQTFESTGVLLEHLKTHAGKSSGGVKEKKHQCEHCDRRFYTRKDVRRHMVVHTGRKDFLCQYCAQRFGRKDHLTRHMKKSHNQELLKVKTEPMDLLDPFTCNVSVPIKDELLPVMSLPSSELTSKPFTNTLQLNLYNTQIQSMQSSASAHQMVATSLPLGMPCPIDMESVHPPHQLSLKYPLGTTSYSISMPEKEQPLKGEIESYLMELQSGMPSSSQDSQASSSKLGLDPQVGPLDDGSGEVSLSKGSVPISEPLNTPSLDFSQLFNFIPVNGPPYNPSVSVGNLGMSYTQEEAHSSMTQLPPQTQDPQDPSNSIGLGSLHSLSAAFTSSLSTTTTLPRFHQAFQ; translated from the exons ATGGCCACTGTCATTCCTGGTGATTTGTCAGAAGTAAGAGATACCCAGAAAGTCCCTTCAGGGAAACGTAAGCGTGGTGAaaccaaaccaagaaaaaacTTTCCTTGCCAACTGTGTGACAAGGCCTTTAACAGTGTTGAGAAATTAAAGGTTCACTCATACTCTCACACAGGAGAGAGGCCCTACAAGTGCACACAACAAGACTGCACCAAGGCCTTTGTTTCTAAGTACAAATTACTAAG GCATATGGCTACTCATTCTCCTGAGAAAACCCACAAGTGTAATTATTGTGAGAAAATGTTTCACCGAAAAGATCACCTAAAGAATCACCTACATACACACAATCCCAACAAAGAGGCCTTTAAGTGTGAAGAATGTGGAAAGAACTACAATACCAAGCTTGGGTTCAAACGTCACCTGGCTTTGCATGCTGCAACAAGTGGTGACCTCACCTGTAAGGTATGTTTGCAGACTTTTGAAAGCACAggagtgctgctggagcacctAAAAACTCATGCAGGCAAGTCGTCGGGTGgagtgaaggagaaaaagcacCAGTGTGAACACTGTGATCGTCGGTTCTACACCCGAAAGGATGTCCGCAGACACATGGTAGTGCACACTGGAAGAAAGGACTTCCTCTGTCAGTACTGTGCACAGAGATTTGGGCGGAAGGATCACCTCACGCGCCACATGAAGAAAAGTCACAACCAAGAACTTCTGAAGGTCAAAACAGAGCCAATGGACCTTCTAGATCCCTTTACCTGCAATGTTTCTGTGCCTATTAAGGATGAGCTGCTTCCAGTGATGTCTTTACCTTCCAGTGAACTGACATCAAAGCCATTTACAAACACTTTGCAATTAAATCTCTACAACACTCAGATTCAGTCCATGCAGAGTTCTGCATCTGCACACCAAATGGTTGCCACATCGTTACCATTGGGAATGCCTTGTCCAATAGATATGGAGTCTGTCCACCCTCCTCACCAGCTGTCGTTGAAATACCCACTCGGTACTACCTCATACTCAATTTCTATGCCTGAAAAAGAACAGCCATTGAAAGGGGAAATTGAAAGTTACTTAATGGAGTTGCAAAGTGGTATGCCTTCTTCATCCCAGGATTCTCAAGCATCTTCATCAAAACTAGGGCTGGATCCACAAGTAGGGCCACTAGATGATGGGTCTGGGGAAGTTTCCCTTTCCAAGGGCTCCGTTCCTATTAGTGAACCTCTAAACACCCCATCATTGGACTTTTCTCAGCTGTTCAACTTCATACCTGTAAATGGCCCTCCCTATAATCCTTCTGTTTCAGTGGGAAACCTCGGGATGAGTTATACGCAAGAGGAGGCACATTCTTCTATGACTCAACTTCCACCACAAACCCAGGATCCACAAGATCCTAGCAATAGTATAGGTCTTGGGTCTCTGCACTCATTGTCAGCAGCTTTCACAAGCAGTCTAAGCACAACCACCACCCTACCACGATTTCATCAAGCTTTCCAATAG